The Desulfoscipio gibsoniae DSM 7213 genome contains a region encoding:
- a CDS encoding sugar transferase, with the protein MLKVNQKQTRKKNIFLSPYILALLDAFWVNAGLFLAFELRFWGNVPDYNIEPFWDIAPWLGIATIVIFSGLGLYEKRRNGYMSVLRASLTGVAGIFMITLSLTFWLRGFAFPRSVLLLSSILQMLLISLWRYACWYLEKKIHGLRRLLIIGPREEKEKLLEQVIDFPRGWFKVHKVIDYTSVDQLDEWLEEIDAVLLVPPFPSEQRARLLADCRGAGCDVFLVPDFYDILLLNARMGQLSDLPVMEIKDIGLTEFQQVIKRIFDIALALLGLILTAPITVTCALLIRLSTSGPAFYTQKRVGRGKRVFHLLKFRTMVEDAEKETGPVLAVDNDPRITGIGRFLRATRLDELPQLFNVLKGEMSIVGPRPERPVFVQEFAQLYPDYHMRHIIKPGITGLAQVVGKYTTSPEDKLKFDLYYMRNYSLLMDFKIILQTIPVLFSRESAGGIKHDASTFIAVYQRPGSGTDGSKMPTSTVSLPK; encoded by the coding sequence ATGCTTAAAGTAAACCAAAAGCAGACCAGGAAAAAAAATATATTTTTGTCTCCCTATATTCTGGCGCTGTTGGATGCTTTTTGGGTAAACGCCGGTTTATTTCTGGCTTTTGAACTGCGTTTTTGGGGCAACGTGCCGGATTATAATATAGAACCTTTTTGGGACATAGCCCCCTGGCTGGGCATAGCCACCATTGTCATTTTCAGCGGCCTGGGCCTCTACGAAAAACGGCGCAACGGCTATATGAGCGTCTTGCGGGCGTCGCTGACCGGTGTCGCCGGGATATTTATGATAACCCTGTCTTTAACCTTTTGGCTGCGCGGCTTTGCGTTTCCCCGCAGTGTATTGCTGCTGAGTAGTATTTTGCAAATGCTGTTGATCTCATTATGGCGCTACGCCTGCTGGTATCTGGAGAAAAAAATACATGGCCTGCGCAGACTTTTAATAATCGGCCCGCGTGAAGAGAAAGAAAAATTGTTGGAGCAGGTAATTGATTTCCCCCGTGGCTGGTTTAAAGTACATAAAGTGATTGATTATACATCAGTTGATCAGCTGGACGAATGGCTGGAAGAAATAGATGCGGTTTTGCTGGTGCCGCCATTTCCTTCGGAACAAAGAGCCCGCCTGCTGGCTGATTGCCGCGGGGCCGGCTGCGACGTCTTTCTGGTGCCGGATTTTTACGATATTTTGCTGTTAAACGCGCGGATGGGCCAGCTATCCGATTTGCCGGTCATGGAAATCAAAGATATTGGCTTAACTGAATTTCAACAAGTCATAAAAAGGATATTTGATATTGCCCTGGCCCTGCTGGGCTTAATATTAACAGCACCAATAACAGTAACATGCGCATTGCTGATACGCTTGTCCACCTCCGGACCGGCTTTTTATACCCAAAAGCGTGTCGGCAGGGGAAAACGAGTTTTTCACCTGCTGAAGTTTCGTACCATGGTGGAAGACGCGGAAAAAGAAACCGGTCCCGTGCTGGCGGTGGACAATGACCCGCGTATCACCGGTATAGGGAGGTTTCTTAGAGCTACCAGGTTGGACGAACTACCGCAATTGTTTAATGTATTAAAGGGCGAGATGAGTATCGTCGGCCCAAGGCCGGAACGTCCGGTTTTTGTACAGGAATTTGCCCAGTTATATCCCGATTATCATATGCGCCACATAATAAAGCCCGGCATCACCGGGCTGGCCCAGGTGGTCGGAAAATATACAACCTCTCCAGAGGATAAATTAAAATTTGACCTGTACTACATGCGTAATTACTCATTGTTGATGGATTTTAAGATTATTTTGCAAACCATACCGGTATTATTCAGCCGGGAAAGCGCAGGCGGCATAAAGCATGATGCAAGTACTTTCATTGCCGTGTACCAGAGACCTGGTAGCGGAACCGATGGCAGCAAGATGCCGACCTCCACAGTGTCGTTGCCTAAATAG
- a CDS encoding glycosyltransferase family 4 protein: MHIVQRKRIMHLITNGQAGGAQTHVYDLATNLRQQFDMHVAMGTGGPLWNNLKEQNIPVYRVPSLIRPISPRTDIQCIIQVIKLINSVRPDLICIHSSKAGILGRLAARLCGIPAIFTAHGWAFTEGVPGRQRQLYRQIERLAARWADRIICVSEYDRLLALQYGVGRAEKLVTIHNGASDIGNKYRARPNGANPVRLIMVARFSKQKDQQLLLQALGALPADKNYQLDLVGDGPLWEKCRETAAGLGLEDKVNFLGARNDVPALLARAHIFVLISQWEGFPISILEAMRACLPVIATDVGGINEAVVDEETGFLVNRNDMANLQARLQELIDNPGWRLAMGQNGYSRYRQNFSLQAMLAKTAMVYNQVLNKSKDW, encoded by the coding sequence TTGCATATTGTACAACGTAAAAGAATCATGCATTTAATTACTAACGGCCAGGCGGGTGGCGCGCAAACACATGTTTATGATTTAGCGACCAACCTGCGGCAGCAGTTTGATATGCATGTGGCTATGGGTACAGGTGGGCCTCTCTGGAACAATCTCAAGGAACAAAATATACCGGTTTACCGGGTACCCAGCCTGATCAGGCCAATATCTCCGCGTACCGACATACAGTGTATAATACAGGTAATCAAGCTTATAAACAGTGTAAGGCCTGATTTAATATGCATACACTCCAGCAAGGCGGGCATCCTGGGTCGATTGGCCGCCCGCCTTTGCGGCATTCCCGCTATATTTACGGCCCATGGCTGGGCCTTTACCGAGGGGGTGCCCGGTCGGCAAAGGCAGCTTTATCGGCAGATTGAGCGGCTGGCCGCCCGCTGGGCTGATAGAATAATCTGCGTTTCGGAATATGACCGGCTGCTGGCCCTGCAATATGGTGTGGGGCGGGCGGAAAAGCTGGTAACCATTCATAATGGAGCATCCGACATTGGAAATAAATACCGGGCCCGTCCCAATGGTGCCAATCCGGTGCGTTTAATCATGGTGGCCCGTTTTTCAAAACAAAAGGATCAACAGTTGCTTTTGCAGGCTCTCGGTGCACTGCCGGCGGATAAAAATTATCAGCTGGACTTGGTAGGAGATGGCCCGCTGTGGGAAAAGTGCAGGGAAACAGCCGCCGGGCTGGGACTGGAGGACAAGGTCAATTTTTTGGGTGCCAGAAACGATGTTCCGGCACTGCTGGCCAGGGCGCATATTTTCGTGCTGATTTCTCAATGGGAGGGTTTTCCCATTAGTATCCTGGAGGCTATGCGGGCCTGCCTGCCCGTAATTGCCACCGATGTGGGCGGGATCAATGAAGCGGTAGTAGATGAAGAAACCGGCTTCCTGGTCAATCGCAATGACATGGCAAATTTACAAGCCCGGTTGCAGGAGCTGATAGATAACCCCGGGTGGCGCCTGGCGATGGGGCAAAACGGCTACAGCAGGTACCGGCAAAATTTTTCTCTACAAGCCATGCTGGCTAAAACAGCCATGGTATATAACCAGGTATTAAATAAATCAAAGGATTGGTAA
- a CDS encoding O-antigen ligase family protein: protein MSAKKKKNRTTLTEEKSNPEQFTSAALHQTAFWGFALLLLFPPFLWGLFFPAEQQKVLMLAVLVFWLACLWCWTQKENKILSGPLDYFALALPVVYILSTFTAVNKGLAINEIIKNILYFLAYWSASRLVRNREDVHRLLQVIYLGAVGVALVGLLAATELIYYNDAFLQGRIYSTFQYPNALASYLAAVFFIGIYLWCRTRAHNAGAGRDLSALFSARLYRYIGSEFLYACGNYLLLAVLLGTKSRGGLLAFGLVFLIYLAGLGAGQRLSVVLHTAFTGAVGYLCMDRFIQLTLDKHYGTAWLWMFGGLVLVLCGQVLYMLAHRGLLTRLNAGKCNLAFGCLFALGLAGGGIWLTTQQAIIQKFSGFSFLQNAIERMYFVKDAVEMFKARPLLGWGGGGWEEAYRSFQDYLYNSNQVHSYYFQVGVETGLLGLLAVAGIWLTAVYYIYKIYNKRRDNPELFKITWLLAAVFMVIAGHAGMDFDLSLAALALVLWTTLGIIDSLNRRLEKDAADREAQQQYTMNKQYGRWQMFAVSVVSLFIFTGALMLALANHFAWMSERYLKVGQTDKSLTYIQKAASYNPFSAGYRLTLSKLYLAGGDYDQSLAQARQAVALSPYSSSNRNTLAEAALSAGQYELAAEQAEKAASLSPYQIQWYDALAGKYFSAGYALLNDGENQAAGNLLAKAAALPDQLQTIMDNLPAQYKKMWRDGPPLTSTETMLFAAGAAKYQLGEYNQAEKLLQVAAKSDSRDIRGRALLWLSLAADKKGQTSRAMELRSQAEQLMPNASAEFEKVKKLPVLK from the coding sequence GTGAGTGCCAAAAAGAAAAAAAACAGAACCACCCTGACTGAGGAAAAAAGTAATCCCGAGCAGTTTACCTCTGCCGCATTGCATCAGACAGCCTTTTGGGGCTTTGCTCTGCTGCTGTTATTCCCGCCATTTTTGTGGGGGCTCTTTTTCCCGGCGGAGCAGCAAAAAGTGCTTATGCTTGCCGTGCTGGTTTTTTGGCTGGCCTGTTTATGGTGTTGGACCCAAAAGGAAAATAAAATACTAAGCGGGCCGCTGGACTATTTTGCCCTGGCCCTGCCTGTAGTATATATATTATCCACTTTTACGGCAGTGAACAAGGGACTGGCCATTAACGAAATTATTAAGAATATACTATACTTCCTTGCTTACTGGTCGGCTTCCCGGCTGGTGCGAAACAGGGAAGATGTGCATCGACTGCTGCAGGTAATCTATCTGGGAGCTGTTGGTGTGGCGTTGGTTGGTCTGCTGGCGGCTACGGAGCTTATCTATTATAATGATGCATTTTTGCAGGGGCGTATTTATTCTACATTTCAATATCCCAATGCGCTGGCCAGTTACCTGGCGGCAGTGTTTTTTATCGGAATATACCTGTGGTGCCGAACCCGTGCTCATAACGCCGGTGCGGGAAGGGATTTGAGCGCTTTATTTTCAGCCCGGTTATACCGGTATATTGGTTCGGAGTTTTTATACGCTTGTGGTAACTACCTGCTGCTGGCAGTACTGCTGGGTACCAAATCCCGGGGCGGGCTGCTGGCCTTTGGACTTGTATTCTTAATATATCTTGCCGGTTTGGGTGCCGGACAGCGATTGTCCGTAGTGTTGCATACTGCTTTTACGGGGGCAGTGGGTTACCTGTGTATGGATAGGTTTATTCAATTGACTTTGGATAAACATTACGGAACCGCCTGGCTCTGGATGTTCGGCGGGCTGGTGCTGGTATTGTGCGGTCAAGTGCTATACATGCTTGCGCACAGAGGTCTGTTGACCCGTTTAAATGCCGGCAAGTGCAACCTGGCTTTTGGCTGTTTATTCGCCCTGGGCCTGGCCGGCGGGGGAATTTGGCTAACCACTCAACAGGCGATTATACAAAAATTTAGCGGCTTTAGTTTCCTCCAGAACGCCATTGAGAGGATGTATTTTGTAAAAGACGCTGTGGAAATGTTTAAAGCCAGACCCCTTTTGGGTTGGGGTGGCGGCGGTTGGGAAGAAGCCTATCGCTCTTTTCAGGATTACCTGTACAACTCCAACCAGGTACACAGTTATTATTTCCAGGTAGGGGTGGAAACGGGATTGCTTGGATTGCTGGCGGTGGCCGGTATCTGGTTAACAGCTGTTTATTATATCTATAAGATATATAATAAGCGTCGGGATAACCCTGAGTTGTTTAAAATCACCTGGCTATTAGCCGCTGTATTTATGGTCATTGCCGGGCACGCCGGCATGGATTTTGATTTGTCCCTGGCAGCTTTAGCGCTGGTGTTGTGGACTACCCTGGGCATTATTGATAGCTTAAACCGCCGGCTCGAAAAAGATGCCGCCGACCGGGAGGCTCAGCAACAATATACGATGAACAAACAATATGGCCGGTGGCAAATGTTCGCGGTATCAGTGGTTTCATTGTTCATTTTTACAGGCGCTTTGATGCTGGCCCTGGCCAACCACTTCGCCTGGATGTCTGAAAGGTATTTGAAAGTGGGGCAAACTGACAAAAGTCTTACCTACATACAAAAAGCCGCCTCATATAATCCATTTAGCGCCGGTTATCGCCTTACTTTATCCAAGCTCTACCTGGCCGGAGGGGACTATGACCAATCTTTGGCCCAGGCCCGCCAGGCTGTTGCATTGAGTCCCTACAGTTCGTCAAATCGTAACACCCTGGCCGAAGCGGCCCTGTCAGCCGGTCAATATGAACTGGCCGCAGAACAGGCGGAAAAGGCGGCATCGCTGTCCCCGTACCAAATACAGTGGTATGATGCCCTGGCCGGTAAATATTTTTCAGCCGGGTATGCCTTGCTGAACGATGGTGAGAATCAGGCGGCCGGAAATCTTCTGGCCAAGGCTGCCGCGCTGCCCGATCAGCTGCAAACTATCATGGATAACCTGCCCGCTCAGTACAAAAAAATGTGGCGGGACGGTCCTCCGTTAACCTCCACCGAGACTATGCTTTTTGCAGCCGGTGCGGCCAAGTACCAGTTGGGTGAGTATAATCAGGCCGAAAAACTGCTGCAGGTGGCGGCAAAAAGCGACAGCCGGGATATTCGCGGCCGGGCGTTGTTGTGGCTTTCACTGGCAGCGGATAAAAAGGGGCAAACCAGCCGGGCTATGGAACTGCGCAGCCAGGCCGAACAATTAATGCCTAATGCATCGGCGGAGTTTGAAAAGGTTAAAAAATTGCCCGTGCTTAAATAA
- a CDS encoding DHA2 family efflux MFS transporter permease subunit, which produces MSDKVPRVPGPPGPPGNPGPPGTPKPGPPGLSGAPGGGSPGQTAGGQIPWAQLFILIAGGFMAILDSSIVNVALPKLMSIFGVGAEKIQWVMTAYLLVSGVVIPVTGYLGDRFGYKRLYIYTLGAFTIGSALCAFAWSNNSLVAFRVLQAIGGGMMIPVSMAMIFRIVPPHKMGTALGVWGITAMLAPAIGPTTGGYLVDNFSWHTIFTINIPIGIIVIFLAGLILRETDVRHDLKFDIPGFMLSGLGCFALLLALSEGQDKGWTSQYIVTLLVGAFFMLLLFVLWELQTPQPMLDIRLLRNPVFAASQATTAMLTMGLFAAIFLIPIYAQNLMGLTPMQTGLLLMPMAIMSGIMMPISGRLYDKIGALPLCIVGITILIITTYKLHVINLDTSYHWLQGMLALRAVGMGLMMMPVTTAGMNTLPPFLSGRASAFNNLVRQISASMGIAFLTWVMLKRQVFHAQMLADSASITNPVAHDTIQMMATQLAASGMVSGQDGSVALIALSVQRQSMALGIGDTFIVSTIIILFAVPLIFLLSKKRVEAQRAIEMQKYSAARPN; this is translated from the coding sequence ATGTCCGATAAAGTTCCACGTGTGCCTGGTCCGCCTGGCCCGCCAGGCAACCCCGGACCACCCGGCACTCCAAAGCCCGGTCCACCGGGTCTGTCCGGTGCGCCGGGCGGGGGATCACCGGGTCAAACTGCGGGCGGCCAGATCCCCTGGGCTCAATTATTTATCCTGATTGCGGGCGGTTTTATGGCTATACTGGACAGCAGCATTGTTAACGTTGCGCTGCCCAAGTTGATGTCCATTTTTGGAGTGGGTGCGGAAAAAATACAATGGGTGATGACCGCATATCTGCTGGTTTCCGGGGTGGTCATTCCCGTGACGGGCTACCTGGGGGACCGCTTCGGCTACAAGCGGCTATATATTTACACGCTGGGGGCATTTACCATTGGATCCGCGCTGTGCGCCTTCGCTTGGAGCAATAATTCGCTGGTAGCCTTTAGGGTTCTGCAAGCAATTGGCGGGGGTATGATGATTCCCGTTAGCATGGCCATGATATTCCGTATTGTGCCGCCCCATAAAATGGGCACTGCTTTAGGGGTATGGGGTATCACCGCCATGCTGGCCCCGGCTATCGGACCCACCACGGGCGGCTACCTGGTGGACAACTTCTCCTGGCACACCATATTTACCATCAATATCCCCATCGGCATCATAGTTATTTTCCTGGCAGGGCTGATTCTCAGAGAAACCGATGTTCGCCATGACTTGAAATTTGACATACCCGGATTTATGTTGAGCGGCCTGGGCTGCTTTGCCTTGCTGCTGGCCCTGAGCGAGGGGCAGGACAAGGGGTGGACCTCCCAATACATAGTGACCTTGCTGGTAGGTGCCTTTTTCATGCTGCTGCTGTTTGTACTGTGGGAACTGCAGACGCCCCAGCCCATGCTGGATATACGTTTGCTGCGCAACCCGGTATTTGCAGCCAGCCAGGCTACCACCGCCATGCTGACCATGGGCCTGTTTGCGGCTATCTTTCTTATACCCATTTATGCTCAAAACCTGATGGGGCTTACTCCCATGCAAACCGGGCTGCTGCTTATGCCCATGGCGATAATGAGCGGCATCATGATGCCCATCAGCGGCCGCCTTTATGATAAAATAGGGGCCCTGCCCCTGTGTATCGTCGGCATTACCATATTAATAATTACCACGTACAAATTGCACGTTATCAATTTGGATACCAGCTATCACTGGCTCCAGGGCATGCTGGCCCTCCGGGCGGTTGGAATGGGGCTGATGATGATGCCCGTCACCACTGCGGGAATGAATACACTGCCGCCATTTCTCTCCGGCCGGGCTTCGGCATTTAACAACCTGGTACGGCAAATTTCAGCTTCCATGGGCATTGCCTTTTTGACCTGGGTGATGCTTAAAAGGCAGGTGTTTCACGCGCAAATGTTGGCCGATAGCGCCAGCATTACCAACCCTGTGGCCCACGATACCATACAGATGATGGCTACCCAGCTGGCCGCCTCCGGCATGGTATCCGGGCAGGATGGCTCGGTGGCGCTAATTGCACTATCAGTGCAAAGGCAATCCATGGCACTGGGTATAGGTGACACTTTTATCGTGAGCACAATAATCATTTTATTTGCGGTGCCGCTGATTTTTTTGTTAAGTAAGAAAAGGGTGGAAGCCCAGCGGGCTATAGAAATGCAAAAGTATTCCGCCGCCCGGCCAAACTAA
- a CDS encoding HlyD family secretion protein — MLMIITLAGVTWYYWYNNIHYVSTEDAKVDGDIYKASPQISGEILDVKVAEGDTVQAGQIIARLDDTALPAGGNNDLTMVRSPVSGLVIKKLAHAGEIGAAGQPVVMVVRPDALYVTANIEETDLHKVKAGQQVDIKLDSTPGHVITGRVDFIGEATLSTFSLLSQANSGGNFTKVVQRIPVRIKLDEMDKSQLIYGTNAEVKIHVR, encoded by the coding sequence ATGTTAATGATTATTACCCTGGCCGGGGTGACGTGGTATTACTGGTATAACAACATCCATTATGTGTCAACGGAAGATGCCAAGGTGGATGGAGATATCTATAAAGCAAGCCCGCAAATTTCCGGGGAAATCCTCGACGTTAAGGTGGCGGAGGGTGATACCGTACAGGCCGGTCAGATTATTGCCAGGCTTGATGATACTGCTCTGCCGGCCGGTGGCAATAACGATTTGACCATGGTGCGTTCTCCCGTCAGCGGACTGGTGATCAAAAAACTGGCCCATGCCGGAGAAATAGGAGCGGCAGGCCAGCCCGTGGTCATGGTGGTCAGGCCAGATGCACTTTACGTTACGGCCAACATAGAAGAGACGGATTTGCATAAAGTTAAGGCCGGCCAGCAGGTGGACATTAAATTGGACAGCACGCCGGGTCATGTAATCACTGGCCGGGTGGACTTTATCGGCGAAGCCACCCTGTCCACCTTTTCTCTGCTGTCTCAGGCAAATTCCGGGGGGAATTTTACTAAAGTGGTGCAGCGCATTCCGGTGCGCATTAAGCTCGATGAAATGGATAAATCCCAGCTGATTTACGGAACCAACGCCGAGGTGAAAATCCATGTCCGATAA
- a CDS encoding efflux RND transporter permease subunit, protein MKITDVSIKRPMLILVCVTIVLLLGAVSFSQLSIDLYPEMELPVALVMTSYTGVGPEEIEEQITKPIESVLSAVSDLDTISSTSMTGSSTVMVMLDWGADMDAASLEIREKIDLVRDALPEEADAPVVIKADLSMMPILYLAVNSSDPMQLKQTVDDIIQPRLERVNGVASVYYMGGWEREIQIQADPVKLDGYGLSLNALTAVLGSDNRNVSAGTVREGRNDLLLRVTGEFENLDQIRSVVVGNFGGSPVYLSDVAEVVDGQKEVTQIGRVNGQPGMMLMINKQSGGNTVAAAREVKAELEKLEQELPSVDFQIVMDQSEFIEESISSLAEHAVIGGTLAIFMVLIFLRNFRSTLIISTSIPISIIGAFVLLYFGDMTLNVITLGGLALGVGLIVDDAIVVLENIVRHNEAGLDRVTASRQATDEVGSAVIASSLTVVAVFVPFIFAEGLAAQLFTPMALSISFCILASLAVAITIVPLLASRWLNTSKTGREEQAVSNQEKTRGMQRLYRASERWFNQLDDYYRRLLQVALKRRKLTILAVVAIFVLSLFAIPIVGMEFMPGTDQGYVTIDVKMPKGTSLDETNRVLTDIERVVENRPAIDSVSCLVGSGGSMIEGDSSDKGQVILKLVDQAEREITSDDLANQLSAELKDIPGADINVSAMESGMGTPTAPVEIKIRGDNLDVLAQLGDEVAAVVEQVPGTREVSSSLEEGRPELHVVVNRDRASMYGLSLSEVSSAVRTAIDGTVATRYRVGGEEVDIRVQLHKTNHEFNEFTQSELSGLNLATPAGTLIPLSQVAELNQDQGPNTIDRENQARIVTITSQLAGRDLRSVTQDIERGMADINMPSGYLVEFGGEQEQMAETFGTLGLVLVLAIILVYLVMVAQFESLMYPFVIMFSVPVTLTGVVLSLLISGRTFSVTAFIGVIMLVGIVVKNAIVLVDYVNILRHRGLERNEAILKAGPTRLRPILMTALCTVMAMFPMALGIGEGAESQAPLATVVVGGLLFSTLITLVLVPVVYTLMDDFSNKFSLKLFKRKKHANETA, encoded by the coding sequence ATGAAAATTACCGATGTTTCTATAAAGCGGCCGATGCTGATTTTGGTATGTGTAACCATAGTGCTCTTGCTGGGGGCGGTATCTTTTTCCCAGTTGAGCATTGACTTGTACCCCGAAATGGAATTACCCGTTGCGCTGGTAATGACCAGTTATACAGGGGTGGGCCCGGAAGAAATTGAAGAACAGATCACTAAACCTATAGAATCGGTACTCAGTGCGGTAAGCGATTTGGATACCATTTCTTCGACAAGTATGACGGGCAGTTCTACGGTAATGGTTATGTTAGACTGGGGAGCGGATATGGATGCCGCTTCGCTGGAAATTCGGGAAAAAATTGATTTGGTTCGCGACGCCCTGCCCGAGGAAGCGGATGCACCGGTTGTTATTAAAGCGGACCTATCTATGATGCCCATATTATATTTGGCAGTAAACAGTTCGGATCCCATGCAGCTCAAGCAAACAGTGGATGACATCATTCAGCCCCGGTTGGAACGGGTAAATGGTGTGGCCAGTGTTTATTATATGGGCGGTTGGGAAAGAGAAATCCAGATTCAGGCAGATCCCGTCAAACTGGATGGTTATGGCCTGAGCTTAAATGCCCTTACCGCTGTCCTGGGCAGTGATAACAGGAATGTTTCCGCAGGTACTGTCCGGGAGGGCCGCAATGATTTACTTTTGCGGGTGACCGGTGAATTTGAAAACCTGGATCAGATTCGCAGTGTAGTGGTGGGTAACTTCGGTGGATCCCCGGTATACTTGAGCGACGTTGCTGAAGTGGTGGACGGGCAGAAAGAAGTTACCCAGATCGGCCGGGTTAATGGCCAACCGGGCATGATGCTGATGATAAACAAACAAAGTGGTGGCAATACGGTGGCAGCGGCCCGGGAAGTCAAGGCGGAACTGGAGAAGCTGGAGCAAGAACTGCCTTCCGTTGACTTTCAAATTGTTATGGATCAGTCGGAATTTATTGAGGAATCCATTAGTAGTTTAGCTGAACACGCAGTAATAGGCGGTACACTGGCTATATTTATGGTTTTAATTTTTTTGCGCAATTTCCGCAGCACTCTGATTATATCAACATCTATACCTATCTCCATTATTGGTGCTTTTGTGCTGTTATATTTTGGCGATATGACCCTCAATGTGATTACTTTAGGCGGTTTGGCTTTAGGTGTGGGCTTAATTGTTGACGATGCCATTGTGGTATTGGAAAATATCGTCCGGCATAACGAGGCTGGGTTGGACCGGGTTACCGCGTCCCGGCAGGCCACGGATGAGGTGGGGTCGGCGGTTATTGCCTCGTCCTTGACGGTGGTAGCGGTGTTTGTACCCTTTATTTTTGCGGAAGGCCTGGCTGCTCAACTTTTTACACCGATGGCGCTGAGCATCAGTTTTTGCATACTGGCTTCGCTGGCGGTAGCTATCACCATAGTGCCTCTGCTGGCTTCCCGCTGGTTAAACACGTCTAAAACCGGCCGGGAGGAGCAGGCAGTCAGCAATCAAGAAAAAACCCGTGGTATGCAGCGTTTGTACCGCGCATCAGAACGGTGGTTTAATCAGCTGGACGATTATTACCGCCGCCTTTTGCAAGTTGCCTTGAAACGACGTAAGCTGACCATACTGGCGGTGGTGGCAATATTTGTCCTGTCTCTTTTTGCCATACCCATTGTAGGGATGGAATTTATGCCCGGTACGGATCAGGGTTATGTGACTATTGACGTGAAAATGCCCAAGGGAACCTCGTTGGATGAAACCAACCGGGTACTCACCGATATTGAGCGTGTGGTGGAAAACAGGCCGGCCATTGATAGTGTCTCCTGTCTTGTTGGCAGCGGCGGATCAATGATCGAAGGAGACAGTTCGGATAAGGGACAAGTGATCTTAAAGTTGGTAGATCAAGCCGAAAGGGAGATAACTTCCGATGATCTGGCCAATCAATTAAGCGCTGAACTAAAAGATATTCCCGGCGCGGACATTAATGTTTCGGCCATGGAATCAGGCATGGGTACCCCCACTGCACCGGTAGAAATTAAAATCAGGGGTGATAACCTGGATGTCCTGGCTCAGCTGGGCGACGAGGTAGCCGCGGTAGTAGAGCAGGTGCCCGGCACCCGTGAGGTGTCCAGCAGTTTGGAAGAGGGGCGTCCCGAACTGCACGTGGTGGTGAACAGGGACCGGGCCTCCATGTACGGTTTAAGCCTGTCCGAGGTATCTTCCGCAGTGCGTACGGCCATTGACGGTACTGTGGCCACTCGTTACCGGGTGGGCGGTGAAGAAGTGGATATTCGGGTGCAGTTGCATAAAACCAATCATGAGTTTAATGAGTTTACCCAAAGTGAACTGTCCGGCTTGAATCTGGCGACGCCGGCGGGTACGTTGATTCCCTTGAGCCAGGTGGCGGAACTTAATCAGGACCAGGGCCCCAATACTATTGATCGTGAAAATCAGGCCCGTATTGTCACGATAACTTCTCAACTGGCCGGACGCGATCTGCGCAGTGTAACACAGGATATTGAGCGGGGTATGGCGGATATAAATATGCCCTCCGGCTACCTTGTGGAATTTGGCGGGGAGCAGGAGCAGATGGCCGAAACTTTTGGTACTCTGGGATTGGTTTTGGTCCTGGCCATAATTCTGGTTTATTTGGTCATGGTGGCTCAGTTTGAATCCTTAATGTACCCCTTTGTGATTATGTTCTCCGTGCCGGTAACTCTGACCGGGGTGGTGCTTTCCTTGTTGATCTCCGGCCGGACTTTCAGTGTAACGGCCTTTATTGGAGTGATTATGCTGGTGGGTATTGTGGTTAAAAATGCCATCGTGTTGGTTGACTATGTCAATATTCTCCGGCATCGCGGTCTGGAGCGGAATGAGGCCATTTTAAAAGCCGGCCCCACACGTCTGCGGCCGATTTTAATGACGGCTTTATGTACTGTCATGGCCATGTTTCCCATGGCCCTGGGTATCGGTGAAGGTGCGGAATCACAGGCCCCGCTGGCTACGGTGGTGGTGGGCGGACTGCTGTTCTCCACACTGATTACCCTTGTTTTGGTGCCGGTGGTGTATACATTAATGGATGATTTCAGTAATAAATTTAGTTTAAAATTGTTTAAAAGAAAGAAGCACGCCAACGAAACAGCATAA